Proteins found in one Amycolatopsis aidingensis genomic segment:
- a CDS encoding IS30 family transposase: MLMARRGAKRRLDLESRYWQLILSGVGTVEACQIIGIGRKTGYRWRAENGGLPPALVAEEARSSRYLSRSERQRIATLRAQKLSIREIARRICRHASTVSRELRRNVRPHDQGRYDADLAHSRARQRARRPRQARLIQDSQLRAAVQAKLELEWSPEQIANYLRSAFPDHASWHVCHETIYQALYHGGKGGLSRRLTQRLRTGRALRKRRRRADQRRSRFVAPTLLIEHRPAAAHERTRVGDWEGDLIVGRGNQSAIATLVDRSSRLLRLVHLPGNRGADTVRDALIAVLGALPEAARLTLTWDQGSEMAYHEQIAPLLREGVFFAHPGSPWQRGTNENTNGLLRQYFPKRTDLAIHTPEHLGMVEHKLNHRPRKTLGWRTPAEVFHNAVAS; this comes from the coding sequence GTGCTGATGGCGAGGCGTGGAGCGAAGCGGCGGCTGGATCTTGAGTCGCGGTACTGGCAGTTGATCCTGTCGGGGGTAGGGACGGTCGAGGCGTGCCAGATCATCGGGATCGGCCGTAAGACCGGCTACCGCTGGCGGGCGGAGAACGGCGGGCTCCCACCTGCGTTGGTCGCCGAGGAGGCCCGTTCGAGCCGATATCTGTCCCGGTCCGAACGGCAGCGGATCGCCACCCTGCGGGCCCAGAAACTGTCGATCCGGGAGATCGCGCGGCGGATTTGCCGTCACGCTTCCACGGTCAGCCGGGAGCTGCGCCGCAACGTCCGGCCGCATGATCAAGGGCGCTACGACGCTGACCTGGCGCATTCCCGGGCCCGGCAACGTGCGCGTCGGCCGCGCCAGGCTCGGTTGATCCAGGATTCGCAGCTGCGGGCGGCCGTGCAGGCGAAGCTTGAGCTGGAGTGGAGTCCCGAGCAGATCGCCAACTATCTGCGGTCCGCTTTCCCTGATCACGCCAGCTGGCACGTGTGCCACGAAACGATCTACCAAGCGCTCTACCACGGTGGCAAGGGCGGTCTGAGCCGCCGGCTCACGCAGCGTCTGCGTACCGGCCGGGCGTTGCGCAAGCGTCGCCGCCGCGCTGATCAGCGACGGAGCCGGTTCGTCGCGCCCACTCTGCTGATCGAGCACCGCCCGGCGGCGGCCCACGAGCGGACCCGCGTTGGTGATTGGGAAGGTGACCTCATCGTGGGCCGCGGCAACCAGTCGGCCATCGCCACCCTTGTCGACCGCTCCAGCCGCCTCCTGCGTCTGGTTCACCTGCCCGGCAACCGCGGCGCCGACACGGTCCGCGACGCCCTGATCGCTGTCCTGGGCGCCCTTCCCGAAGCAGCGCGACTGACGTTGACCTGGGACCAAGGATCCGAAATGGCCTACCACGAACAGATCGCACCGCTGCTGCGTGAAGGTGTGTTCTTCGCGCACCCAGGAAGTCCATGGCAGCGCGGCACGAACGAGAACACGAATGGCTTGCTGCGCCAGTACTTTCCCAAACGCACCGACCTCGCGATCCATACGCCCGAGCACCTCGGCATGGTCGAGCACAAGCTCAACCACCGGCCACGCAAGACACTCGGATGGCGGACACCCGCCGAGGTCTTCCACAACGCCGTGGCATCATAG
- the mptB gene encoding polyprenol phosphomannose-dependent alpha 1,6 mannosyltransferase MptB: MERAADVRPAPVQRDVHSYLAQGAIAARGGDPYAVGPASGLGIDDELTRNVSSYWVDTPSPYGPLFSAAERMIAQISTENVFAGIALHRILEVIGLVAIVWAVPRLARRAGVPAAPALWLGALNPLVLWHLVAGIHNDSLMLGLMLVGVELALAAVSGARVAWLSLCSGVVVIALGANVKLVAVIALAIVGTELARRWGAGVKHLLAAAAAMTAALVLVTAVVSAGTGLGFGWVRTLGTSTQVNSWLAPTNWAGFLVGGIGTWFDVDITQSAISAGRLVGGILAVAGIGALIWRQLRGRAGALPTLALVSSVIIVFGPVVQPWYVLWASVPFAVCLGRGRARGMVTGVTAVLALALPPMGGDFGGRIGDLVLAYVVASVVVAAAAYVLQRRLFPVRTVLAAEAEPKSAKKVPHRMVPGAKVSSSLWRASPSGPSPR; this comes from the coding sequence GTGGAGCGCGCCGCTGATGTTCGTCCCGCCCCTGTTCAGCGGGACGTGCACAGCTACCTGGCCCAAGGAGCGATTGCCGCACGCGGTGGCGATCCGTACGCGGTGGGGCCGGCCAGCGGCCTCGGCATCGACGACGAGCTGACCCGCAATGTGAGTTCCTACTGGGTGGATACACCATCGCCATATGGGCCGCTGTTCTCCGCTGCCGAACGGATGATCGCACAGATTTCCACCGAGAACGTATTCGCCGGAATTGCACTGCACCGGATTCTCGAGGTTATCGGCCTGGTCGCGATCGTCTGGGCGGTGCCGCGGCTCGCTCGCAGGGCGGGCGTGCCTGCCGCGCCTGCCCTGTGGCTCGGGGCGCTGAACCCCCTCGTGCTGTGGCATCTGGTTGCCGGAATCCACAACGATTCGCTGATGCTCGGGCTGATGCTGGTAGGCGTGGAGCTTGCACTGGCCGCTGTGAGTGGCGCCCGCGTTGCCTGGTTGAGCCTGTGCTCGGGCGTGGTGGTGATCGCACTCGGCGCGAACGTCAAGCTCGTCGCGGTGATCGCACTGGCGATAGTCGGCACCGAACTGGCCCGCCGGTGGGGTGCGGGAGTCAAACATCTGCTCGCCGCCGCGGCGGCCATGACCGCGGCTCTGGTCCTGGTCACCGCTGTCGTTTCGGCAGGCACCGGGCTGGGATTCGGCTGGGTACGCACTCTCGGCACGTCGACCCAGGTCAACAGTTGGCTTGCGCCCACCAACTGGGCGGGCTTCCTGGTGGGTGGTATCGGGACGTGGTTCGATGTGGACATAACGCAGTCGGCCATCAGCGCGGGCAGACTGGTGGGTGGAATCCTCGCTGTCGCCGGAATCGGAGCGCTGATCTGGCGGCAGCTTCGCGGCCGGGCAGGGGCCCTGCCGACGCTGGCGCTGGTGTCATCGGTGATCATCGTTTTCGGTCCCGTGGTGCAGCCTTGGTACGTGCTGTGGGCTTCGGTGCCGTTTGCCGTATGCCTTGGCCGTGGAAGAGCACGAGGGATGGTCACGGGTGTGACCGCCGTTCTGGCCCTCGCGCTGCCGCCGATGGGTGGCGACTTCGGCGGCCGCATCGGTGACCTCGTACTCGCATACGTCGTCGCGTCCGTCGTCGTGGCTGCTGCGGCGTATGTGCTCCAGAGGCGGCTGTTCCCAGTTCGGACCGTCTTGGCGGCCGAAGCCGAACCGAAGAGCGCCAAGAAAGTACCTCACCGCATGGTGCCCGGTGCGAAGGTGAGCTCCTCGCTGTGGCGTGCCTCGCCGTCCGGACCGTCGCCGAGGTAG
- a CDS encoding DUF5919 domain-containing protein has protein sequence MPNERLRDALLRNGLNLEQVADAIDVDRKTVERWITKGRTPYPKHRHTVAAMVREAENYLWPDAMEPERKTEIAGSEVVKVYPHRHSVPMDLWDRLLDQASERIEILLYSGMFLTDNPTLIKRLRHKGHEGTSIRLLVGDPNSREVSRRSMEEGIGKATLAAKVRNALAFYRPLDGAPGVEIRCHSTTLYNSIYRFDDEMLVNTHVYGFMAGHAPLLHLRRLSGGDLFETYSESFESVWSTGKPPKW, from the coding sequence ATGCCGAACGAACGACTGCGCGATGCGTTGCTGCGCAACGGATTGAACCTCGAACAGGTCGCCGACGCCATCGACGTGGACCGCAAGACGGTCGAACGATGGATCACCAAAGGACGCACACCCTACCCCAAGCACCGGCACACCGTCGCCGCCATGGTGCGCGAGGCCGAGAACTACCTGTGGCCCGACGCGATGGAACCGGAACGCAAGACCGAGATCGCCGGGTCCGAAGTGGTCAAGGTCTACCCGCACCGCCACTCCGTCCCGATGGACCTGTGGGACCGGCTGCTGGACCAGGCCAGCGAACGGATAGAGATCCTGCTCTACTCCGGCATGTTCCTCACCGACAACCCCACCCTGATCAAGCGACTCCGGCACAAGGGACACGAGGGCACCAGCATCCGGCTGCTGGTCGGCGACCCGAACAGCAGAGAAGTCAGCCGCCGCAGCATGGAAGAAGGCATCGGCAAAGCCACCCTCGCGGCCAAAGTCCGAAACGCACTCGCGTTCTACCGGCCACTCGACGGCGCCCCCGGCGTGGAGATCCGGTGCCACTCGACCACGCTCTACAACTCGATCTACCGTTTCGATGACGAGATGCTGGTCAACACCCACGTCTACGGGTTCATGGCCGGTCACGCCCCGCTGCTGCACCTGCGCAGGCTCTCCGGAGGGGACCTGTTCGAGACCTACTCCGAGAGCTTCGAGAGCGTGTGGAGCACCGGCAAGCCCCCGAAGTGGTAA
- a CDS encoding DUF418 domain-containing protein, with the protein MNAIRIRTTSGDAPPTESVRGLPRGRLLGIDAVRALAIIGVFVAHFYATGWLSAGRPADTPPVLDWLSEQTSSRAMSLFVLLAGVSVALMTGGSRPYAGGDMSTARRRVAVRALALFLISLCIDEFGASVLSYYAVLLLFLIPLTRLRPRTLFAAAGLAVPLVTSYAWWVMSAHPDWMMLDAPSGLEVFTSPGQWDEFLLQLGFTGGGFQTVYGIPLVLAGLAIGRLDLHDRALRLRLLVAGLGVALTSYLGYAVLWHGLGAGRQVAAAMSAPPAGSGPPALPWQTLLGMPTDGPYATSPLGIVFMIGVALLLLGGMLLVFERRGAGTALWPLAAAGGMTMTWYAGHFVYLSLIGDPKAVSFVHLAMAVAVLLGVSVLWRHWMRRGPLEWLVHKVVTTIVPGHSARR; encoded by the coding sequence ATGAATGCCATACGGATACGAACCACCTCGGGGGACGCGCCGCCGACCGAGTCCGTTCGGGGGCTTCCCCGCGGCAGGCTCCTCGGCATCGACGCGGTGCGGGCGCTGGCGATCATCGGCGTGTTCGTCGCGCACTTCTACGCGACCGGCTGGCTGAGCGCGGGCCGGCCAGCGGACACGCCGCCCGTACTGGACTGGCTCAGCGAGCAGACCTCGTCCCGGGCAATGAGCCTGTTCGTCCTGCTGGCCGGCGTGTCGGTCGCGCTGATGACCGGCGGGAGCAGGCCGTACGCGGGCGGCGACATGTCCACCGCCCGGCGCAGGGTCGCCGTGCGCGCGCTCGCGCTGTTCCTGATCAGCCTGTGCATCGACGAGTTCGGCGCTTCGGTGCTGAGCTACTACGCCGTCCTGCTGCTGTTCCTCATCCCGCTGACCCGGCTGCGCCCGCGCACGCTGTTCGCCGCGGCCGGGCTCGCCGTGCCGCTGGTGACGAGCTACGCGTGGTGGGTCATGTCCGCGCATCCGGATTGGATGATGCTCGACGCACCGTCCGGCCTTGAGGTGTTCACCAGCCCGGGCCAGTGGGACGAGTTCCTGCTCCAACTCGGGTTCACCGGTGGTGGATTCCAGACCGTGTACGGCATTCCGCTGGTGCTCGCCGGACTCGCGATCGGACGGCTCGACCTGCACGACCGTGCCCTCCGGCTGCGGCTGCTGGTTGCCGGGCTTGGCGTCGCGCTAACCAGCTACCTCGGCTACGCGGTGCTCTGGCATGGTCTCGGCGCCGGCCGGCAGGTGGCCGCCGCGATGAGCGCTCCCCCGGCCGGATCCGGCCCGCCGGCGTTGCCGTGGCAGACCCTGCTCGGCATGCCGACCGACGGTCCGTACGCGACCAGCCCGCTCGGGATCGTGTTCATGATCGGTGTGGCGCTGCTCCTGCTCGGCGGGATGCTGCTGGTGTTCGAGCGCCGGGGCGCCGGCACCGCCCTGTGGCCGCTCGCGGCGGCCGGCGGCATGACGATGACGTGGTACGCCGGGCACTTTGTCTACCTGTCGCTGATCGGCGACCCGAAGGCGGTGTCGTTCGTCCACCTCGCCATGGCCGTGGCGGTGCTGCTCGGGGTGTCCGTGCTGTGGCGGCACTGGATGCGGCGCGGCCCGCTGGAGTGGTTGGTACACAAGGTGGTCACCACCATCGTCCCCGGCCACTCCGCACGGCGATAG
- a CDS encoding sensor histidine kinase, producing the protein MRPLARARSVLGGLRARLILAFIAVAVTGAAAAAWASAASAGSSLLEEAQRRIADEIERKVTATAPSMPYPPDQAALDRLRTTIGGPALVTYGALRSATGPVQDLLTPRLRSATGETDRLLAQRVQRGGPKLVVGTPVLITGLDGVRRHSGVEVYAVRDLGGVQQQVDALTANASRTSALALPVAVLLALLAARGVLRPVRDLRTAARRLAGGDLGARLRPRGSDELAELAETFNDTAASLERSVGELARMEADARRFVADVSHELRTPLTTLTAVTEVLEGEAERMPADARESTRLAVSETRKLARLAEDLIEVSRFDSGAATLRPEEVELRAAVRDCLHTRGWLDEVQLDAPEEVAAVLDRRRLDVITANLVGNARRHGAPPVVVRLRGEQEWVHLEVTDHGAGLADEVAPHVFDRFYKADTARARSEGSGLGMAITAENVKLHGGTIEAGNAAGAGARFTVRLPRWTEVSP; encoded by the coding sequence ATGAGACCGCTGGCCAGGGCTCGCTCGGTGCTCGGCGGGCTGCGCGCGCGGCTGATCCTGGCGTTCATCGCGGTGGCCGTGACCGGCGCGGCTGCCGCTGCGTGGGCCAGCGCGGCATCGGCGGGCAGCTCACTGCTGGAGGAGGCACAGCGCCGGATCGCCGACGAGATCGAGCGGAAGGTCACCGCGACCGCACCCAGCATGCCCTACCCACCGGACCAGGCCGCGCTGGACCGGCTGCGGACCACGATCGGCGGGCCCGCGCTGGTGACCTACGGCGCCCTGCGCTCGGCGACCGGCCCGGTCCAGGACCTGCTGACGCCCCGGCTGCGAAGCGCCACCGGCGAAACCGACCGGCTGCTGGCGCAACGGGTGCAGCGGGGCGGACCGAAACTGGTGGTCGGCACCCCGGTCCTGATCACCGGCCTGGACGGTGTCCGGCGGCACTCCGGCGTCGAGGTCTACGCGGTGCGGGACCTCGGCGGGGTGCAGCAGCAGGTCGACGCGCTGACCGCGAACGCGAGCCGCACCAGCGCGCTGGCCCTGCCGGTCGCGGTGCTGCTCGCGCTGCTCGCCGCGCGGGGGGTGCTACGACCGGTACGGGACCTGCGGACCGCGGCGCGCAGGCTGGCCGGGGGTGACCTCGGCGCGCGGCTGCGACCCCGCGGTTCGGACGAACTCGCCGAGCTCGCCGAGACGTTCAACGACACCGCGGCGTCCCTGGAACGGTCGGTCGGCGAGCTGGCCAGGATGGAGGCCGACGCACGCCGCTTCGTCGCGGACGTGTCACACGAGCTCCGCACGCCGCTGACCACGCTGACCGCAGTGACCGAGGTGCTGGAGGGCGAGGCGGAGCGGATGCCTGCCGACGCCCGGGAGTCCACCCGGCTGGCGGTGTCCGAGACCCGCAAGCTGGCCAGGCTGGCGGAGGATCTGATCGAGGTGTCCCGGTTCGACTCCGGCGCGGCTACGCTCCGCCCCGAGGAGGTCGAGCTGCGCGCGGCGGTGCGCGACTGCCTGCACACCCGGGGCTGGCTGGACGAGGTCCAGCTGGACGCACCGGAGGAGGTGGCCGCCGTGCTGGACCGGCGGCGCCTGGATGTGATCACGGCGAACCTGGTCGGCAACGCGCGCAGGCACGGTGCGCCGCCGGTGGTGGTGCGGCTGCGGGGCGAGCAGGAGTGGGTCCACCTCGAGGTAACCGATCACGGCGCTGGCCTTGCGGACGAGGTGGCGCCGCACGTGTTCGACCGCTTCTACAAGGCCGACACCGCCCGCGCCCGCTCCGAGGGCAGTGGGCTGGGCATGGCGATTACCGCGGAGAACGTCAAGCTGCACGGCGGGACGATCGAGGCGGGCAACGCCGCGGGGGCCGGTGCCCGCTTCACCGTGCGCCTGCCCAGGTGGACGGAGGTGAGTCCGTGA
- a CDS encoding NUDIX hydrolase yields the protein MARTDHYQDPDAPRANSIVVAVTAFIQDQDDRLLMIRRTDNDLYAIPGGAQEIGETISQTVVREVQEETGIDVEVTGLIGIYTDPQHVIAFTDGEVRQEFSICFRAHPLSGTPRPSSESKEVLWVQPDRLAALNIHPSIRLRIEHGFANHAEPYYS from the coding sequence ATGGCCCGCACCGACCACTACCAGGATCCCGACGCCCCACGCGCGAACAGCATCGTCGTAGCCGTGACCGCCTTCATCCAGGACCAGGACGACCGACTGCTGATGATCCGGCGCACCGACAACGACCTCTACGCCATCCCCGGCGGAGCCCAGGAGATCGGCGAGACCATCTCCCAAACCGTCGTCCGTGAGGTCCAGGAGGAAACCGGCATCGACGTGGAGGTGACAGGGCTGATCGGCATCTACACCGACCCTCAGCACGTCATCGCCTTCACCGACGGCGAGGTCCGCCAGGAGTTCTCCATCTGCTTCCGCGCCCACCCCCTCAGCGGCACCCCACGACCCAGCAGCGAGAGCAAGGAAGTCCTCTGGGTCCAACCCGACCGGCTAGCCGCCCTGAACATCCACCCCTCGATCCGGCTCCGCATCGAACACGGGTTCGCCAACCATGCCGAGCCCTACTACTCGTAG